Genomic DNA from Schistocerca americana isolate TAMUIC-IGC-003095 chromosome 6, iqSchAmer2.1, whole genome shotgun sequence:
cgattaaaagacactcacatatagctttcggtCAAAGCCTTcagtaaacaaacacacacacacacacacacacacacacacacacacacaaagaccgcCAACTCAGGCTGGAATGcaacatcacatgggatgcaagcagcaatatggagggggtggggaaggggtagTAATGTATGGGTGTGGAGAGAGACAAACGCTGTCTGGTGGAGTTTGCagagactagactgccaacaggcacagtgtcagaaGGCTGGAGGGGCAAAAGGAAAGACAGGTGGAGCcactggcagagggctgcaaataaacagggtggagaCGAGAATGGGAATTAGATGATaggatgggaggagggggggggggggggagaaactgttgggtagagggtgtggggtagagtgctgcaacgctcagtgtttgaccggtcacggctcgcctgttgacggggggaccgagcctcTCGTGTCCAGCCCCACACGACTCAGCTCGGTCACGTACTCGtccatgtctgatgtccggattccggacacgcggataaccgagcatgaccggtcaccgctgacgtctcacctcgcctcgtccCGGCTCgttgcactgtactgtacaaatccaacgcctctctctctctttctatttctctctctctctctctctctcacacacacacacacacacacacacacacacacacacacacacacacacacacactatatatatttatctctgtctctccctctcttttaatacaaaagtaacgtttcctagAACGGGTACgtaacacagctaaattcatagagcactttcttttataatatttactcccgtcttcctaacgtccggccatcctgatttaggttttccgtgatttccttaaatcactccaggcaaatgccaggatggttcctttcaaagggcatggccgacttccttccccgtccgtccctaatccgatgacctcgctgtctggtctccttccccaaaacaaccaaccaacctaacgtccgggaattttgttgtaaataaaacattgatcacaagagaccaatctgtgttaatgtaatgtgttgtaagcatcATATAGTGcatctgattatgcgaatcagtccacatatcaactctcgcagcaaatgttttattaataacttccgccggccggtgtggccgagcggttctaggcactatagtccggaaccgtgcgaccattacggtcgcaggttcgaatcctgccccgggcatggatgtgtgtgatgtcctttggttagttaggtttaagtagttctaagttctaggggactgatgaccttagaagttaagtcccatagtgctctgagccatttgaaccatttaataacttccgcaataacagaaggcattatgttgTTTCGTATTGCagcagcttgttctttgacatgtctgcttatagtagagggatgtggcatgacatctgccacgttaacttctccataatgggcacctagatgtattaattcttggcctagttctctgaaccaccagaaacagcattaaaaggtctcatatctttagcacacattgcaacacactttgctgtaatactattttttattatttccggtattcctgaaggagctgtatctttgtgaggtttgttgcaactgtatttctttaaatgagtggttcccgaatGGAAACAATAATgtagagcagtttatgcacgatacgtacccagtagacgcactgttttcgtctacaaccaacaaaaatatgctccatacttggctttttagaccttcccgtctcttcaatgtgtaaacattggtttcaatcgtacgtcttactgcactggcttccccgcactgcatgattacagagagagagagagagagagagagagagagagacaccacaaatgagaagaccgtactggctgcagtctcacacggataatgacacatgtaatgtgtttgaagttacgtgctatgtattcggtcacggcttctatgttcggtcactagaactagtgcgggcagcctatccagttagggtgtgctcgccccatctcgtattttgtgctcgcttactcggtcatgcaggactctagtgtGGGGACAGTATATGTTACCATATgttatactgtccccacaccctccactgaacagtttccaccccctctgtcctatcatctcctcctcaTTCTCGTCTCCctccctgtttatttgcagccctctgccaatgaatCGGCCTGTCTTTCCTCACTCCTCtcctttttgttccttttttccccacctccctgcctcaCAACCTCCAGACACTGCGCCTGTtcgcagtctagtccctgcacactccactagACAGCTTTTGTCTCTCTACCTACCTGTACATTACTATCCCTTCCTCTTCAACAccacctccagattgctgcttgcttcCCACATAGTGTTCCATTCGGGCCAGAGATGCTGGATTTGGTGGTCGTGTGTGCttgctcttttgtgtgtgtgtgtgtgtgtgtgtgtgtgtgtgtgtgtgtgtgtgtatgtgtgttttactGAATacagctgtggccaaaagctatactCTGTTCAccttaagaataaacctgatgtaaacattgcactatgtattcttccacgtttgctggagCCTCATTGGATTTCCATTTCACGTGGGACTTCAGCCAAGCTGTCTCGACTGTCAAGTGCGATAATAAGAGTATGTTTTGAGCTGTGCGTTGCGTGCACATAGACTTAGTGATaaaacgggacaacagctttaccggcaaatttaacttggacagcactggccatccagctagcctgcagtgacatggccagctgcagttcactctTAAAGAGAGACGAGctgaggagcaatacagcttcaaatgtcatttaatttttaagcagaatgaaataatacactgcaaatctcccacaatacactCGTTGGAGAAAactgcaacacgttatcgtttttagctaacataCTATTATAATCaaaaacaagaataatgaaaattcctgacttaaccacagggtaatttttctgtaaAAGCTGAGTGTAacataagagagtattgaaggatttcactgtATAGTTAAAAATCGAAGCCACTCAAGGAATTGCTTACAGTAAAtcttctggtaatctcttagctccttccttatccgaatccaagaaatatatttcagttctggaagtgccACCTGCACGTTGATAATGAGcctgtcaacaacagaatccacaaagccaaccaggcgcagcattttctcttcttcttttatgacgacccGTTCTATATCCTGCCAGCAtttggcagtgacatgtgaaaaagctgtgcgcgttagttccagtatgtctggcagcttaacagtcttaaCAGTCTTCTCGGCCCAAActccgcagcttggctccagatcagttctgttgggtacatattgtaatggtacagtagcaaatataaaaatgcagcatttgtatgatttgctcgatgctgtgaaaatgattgtttttcatgttttactatacttatctacctctgtggtataaaacgatggacacagtccaaataaagaggatttggtttttcatttttgccttaaaaattaaattgttatattttcttaatttaaacaacttttatgaacagtctttcataaaacactgataattaaaaatttgtatttgaaatggaaacaggaatttcgcgtccaaatGTAAttggaaacaagaagacgtgcgttATTCTAAAAaataatgatgagttttataattacgagatataggtatttcaaattgaatgaggaaaaaaaaaaaaaaaaaaaaatatgtcacTGAGGAGATTTGAACCAATGCACGAATATCTGCACTTGGTTCACATTCCAATATGCTACCGACTGCACCGCACATTTATCGAATTTTTGTATATCAACTGCATTATaatgctgggaaaacttcaaagccaattatctccataaatttatggaaaatattaagaacagcctattcctGGGCACTTTTTAACCGAATTCTACACGTGTGTTACACtacgaacagaaagcagcctcagccatttttataCTGCGCATTAGCAGTGCGATAATCAGAGCACAATGCTACAGAGGCTGtggctgtacacgatttttgaaataacaacatagctaaagcgtgattaagaaaaacattgatggctgttaatacatttgaatatcttaaaagtttcatttaacgtaacttagtaataaggtaTTTAATACATGAATAGGACCCACTTCCAAGATTGTAACACCACCAGTGTACATGTGCTACAGCTTCTGAGCAAtcatcacgtttgtgtttgtttacatcaggtttattcttatgatgaacggattacatATGCGAGTGTTTTTTAACTGTGcccgtctgcaacttgacatgtcttctttacggtaagtagcaatctatcttttcctacattgttgatattcttatctggagtttccactgtctgaaggaaatgaaacaaagaaaacataATTGCAGTGAAAGAAGATccccgacagatggcagcactgttgCCAACTATCAACCGCAAATTACAAACGGCTTCAGGAGAACAAGTCTTCTGTAGAGCTGTGGCAACAATGGAACGTTGCTGTAGAGACATACAGATATATGTGATTAAATCACGTAGACACGCAAAAGCAGCCACACCGAGCACGCTGACACTGTCAGAGATCTTGTTTCGCGAGCTCTATTATAGGTAAATTTATACAAAAGATATTTAGACAAAAAAATAACAATTCATACTAAAATACAGCTATAATTAATAACAACTTTCATTTTAAAATTTCCAAATACATGCATGTTACAAATAGCTCCAGTCTTTCAAGAGTAACACCTCATATTTACATGCATGTAATCACAGTATTGGTGACCCAtaacacaatattttgttacatttaatACTATCATTAATGAGAGTTTTAAATCCTGTGGAACTTTTCTTGCGAAACAGATAAAATTATGTCATGTAATTGCCACAAATGGTAATAAGAACACAATTAAAACCTTTTATTATCTGTAACATTTGCAATACTTTTAGACTGATGTCTTAACTTTGGTACAACAGCCACATCATTTAGACAAAAATAGACATAAAAATCAGTCTTAGTGTTACCATGCTTCAAATATGAGTAAGTTATTTAATTATGAAGTCATGACAATTTCatagtaaaatatatatatatttaaattctaCATATACATAGTATATTTAAAAAGTAAATGGCAATTAATCCATTCTCTCTTTACCTGGATTGCATCTGAGGTAAAACAAAGTTCATAACAGTCACTCACGCCAATATTTGGCACAACACTACACAGCAGTGAATGGCATTAATCAGACATCATAGATAAAAACTTATGCTCTGTCTATTAAACTCCAGTCAGTTTTACATTCAAGCATGTAAAAATGGCACTAAATGTATTAATATATTTCTTTTAatacaaacaaaaaagaaagacctaATCACATTTCATTAAAAGAACTGTGCACACCACACTCACTTCTGCATTGCTATCCAAATCGGAGTAGCAACTGGGTCATTTCTGTCAGATTTTTGAAATAATCACACCGGTATATTCCACTGTTTATCAAACCGAACACTCCTACAATAACAccttttgcattactggcagcatGCTGCTAATCAATTTCTTCCTTAATGCCCAAAAGACGTTCACTTGATAGAGATGAAGAGAGGGGCTGCTGGGCATAGTTTTTAATTTGTTGCAAAGAGATAAGTTGATTAGGAAATGTGTTGGATGTGGTTTTTGGAGCATCAGACACAACACCAGCTGACAATGGAAATTGACTTACTGTCGACGGAAACGCACCATGCTGAGGCAAAGGAACAGCTACATAAGATAGATACTGTGGAGCAGACGTCATCACCTGTGAGGCAGGATTCACATGCTGGTTGTGCTGGGTAAGGTGATTAACGTGCATGAGCCCGCTTACAGTCTGGAATGGGGGAAGATTTGAAGATGCGAAAGTTTCACTCCGAGAGATGGAATAAACAGAAGTAGGATTAGGAACAGATACCGAGCACTGTTGAGATTCAGATGTCTGCACTGGTAGCCTAACTGTACTTATAGCATCTCTGGGGCTATGATCTTTCGTGACCAGATTTTCACCCACATCATCAGCACTCTCTCCATTGTTTCCACTGCGATCAGTGTCTTCATCCTGTGGCTGGTGTGTCACGCCTTGCTCAAGAAGGTCACGAAGTTGGGATGCTGCAGATCGCTGTTCTGTAAATGGGGAATTATTCATCTGTCGCAAGGCCATATTTTCCCGTGCAGCAGCCTCGGACAAAACGTTACTGAAATCTGGAGATACCTTGGCCCAATATGTCTGAAGGTCAATAGCCGAATAGCCATCTGCTTCACTGCCTTGTGGATTTGCTGGAACATTTGGTTCAGCACCTGATAAAGGTGGTATCTTGTCTGTCCTATCTGCATGTTTCTGCATATGCTTCGCCAAATGCACTTCCTGTGTGTACGACTTCCCACAATATTGGCAAATATGGGTCTTCAAGTGTTTAGACTCCTTGTGTCTGGGAATATGTTCTATGAGGGAGGGCTCATCTGCAAAACATTTATGGCATGAGTTGCATTTGAAAGGCTTATCCGTCTGGTGGCAACGAGAGTGACTATGAAGATTACTCAGCTGAGAGAAAGCCTTGCTGCAGCCTGGCTCAGGACATTTATACGGTTTGTCACCTGTGTGGGTACGGATGTGCTGCTGCAAATGGGAGAGTTGAGTGAAGCTTCTCTGACATATTTCACACAGGTATGGCTTGATACCCAAATGAATTCTAGTATGCTGTGTGAGGTATGAGCTGTTTGCAAATGCTTTGGAACATTGTGTGCACTTATATCTTTTCGTGTCACGTGCTTGGACAGTATCTGCACTTTGAGGCCTCTGTAACATTAAAACAACAAATATCATTAACTCACAAGCTTAAAATCTATGCAATTAATACATTAATCATAACAATAGATAATGTAACCAAAAGCAAATATGGGCAATTTACCAAGCACACAAACCAAAATTATAAACATATCCCTCCCACACTGCTCTATATACATattttaccacacacacacacacacacacacacacacggagagagagagagagagagagagagagagagagagagagagagagcagcggtATGAGAAAGATACATATTCATCCTTCAGTCAGGTGGACACATTAATCCTTTGACTGCTGGGGACGTGTAAACTCTTAATGCCTCGCTGTTCCCCTGGCGCACCTGAGGCGTATATGCGCGACCTTGGATCTTCCCAACATCGCTAAGGACGTGTTTACGCATCCCACATCATCGGCCTTCCCACTGCTAGGGACGAGTTTAGGCACACTAGCAACAGTTCCCTGAACGCTACAGACATGTATACACGCAGAGCTGTCTTTCCGCCCTGCTCTTCCAGTAGCTGTTCAATGGTCTGATTGTATAGTTCGAGAGTGCTTATATGATTGTTGCTGTGTTCCCTCTTTGCAGAATTCGAATTAGATTACTGTATTTTCATAAGTTTTCTTGTTTTCTACATGAGAAATGTCACGCTGCCGTGGTTACACAGATAAAGAAATCCTGTATATGCTCACTAAGAGTGACAGTGAATGTGAATTATCGGACATTGCTAACTGTGAAGAGTTCAACAGAATCTCAAGGCTGTAGTCCTAAGCCCTTTATATCAGAGGGGAGAGCAAGAATTACAGTCAGCAGTCCCTCTGAATCTGAGGaatcagaaagtgacagtgaaacggTTCGGAAAAGAACGCACTTAAGTGACACATTTGACTGGAAAGTAACCGATTTCCAGCCGTTAAACCATTACTTCGATGACTCCAGTTCAGGACACAAATGTCAATTAGATACTGACCCaagcattctttcattttttgtgatatttacgtctcaagaactgttgcaatttattgcagacAAAACAAATCGTTTTTAGGTTTACACCAcacaaaatactacagaatctgtgaattctcggttgtcaaagtggaaagacactggatttgatgaaatgtattgttttgttgctgtttgccTTCTAATGGCGCAAGTTAAGAAGTAAAAATTAAGTGATTATTGGTCCAGATAGACACTTTTGAACACACCAATTTTCAGCAAAATTATGTCCCGAGACCGTTTTTGTCTACTTCTGAGAACATTACACTTCAGTGATAACTCTGCGAGTACTAGAGGCGACAGTCTATTTAAAATTAGGATGATTGTTGACAAAGTTCATAagatattttgcaattcatttcacTCACATCACAAGCTTTGTATTGATGACAGTCTGTTGCTGTTGAAAGGACGATTATCTTTtaagcaatttattccaaccaagtGAAGTAGATTCGGAATAAATACATTTGTATTGTGTGACTGTCAGAGTGGGTATATTTTAGATTTTACTGTATATACAGGCGCAGCAACTGCAATTGGGTTCCGCAATTTGGGGAGAAGTGGCGACGTAGTGGCAACTCTTATGGGACCCTACCTGGAACAGGGTCATATTCTATATGTCGATAATTGGTGCTCCAGCCCGGacctgttcctctggcttcacaaccatGGAACAGCCACATGTGGCACTGTTCATAAGAATAGGCGCAACATGGCAAAA
This window encodes:
- the LOC124619675 gene encoding zinc finger protein rotund-like, which gives rise to MQRPQSADTVQARDTKRYKCTQCSKAFANSSYLTQHTRIHLGIKPYLCEICQRSFTQLSHLQQHIRTHTGDKPYKCPEPGCSKAFSQLSNLHSHSRCHQTDKPFKCNSCHKCFADEPSLIEHIPRHKESKHLKTHICQYCGKSYTQEVHLAKHMQKHADRTDKIPPLSGAEPNVPANPQGSEADGYSAIDLQTYWAKVSPDFSNVLSEAAARENMALRQMNNSPFTEQRSAASQLRDLLEQGVTHQPQDEDTDRSGNNGESADDVGENLVTKDHSPRDAISTVRLPVQTSESQQCSVSVPNPTSVYSISRSETFASSNLPPFQTVSGLMHVNHLTQHNQHVNPASQVMTSAPQYLSYVAVPLPQHGAFPSTVSQFPLSAGVVSDAPKTTSNTFPNQLISLQQIKNYAQQPLSSSLSSERLLGIKEEID